A genomic region of Glycine max cultivar Williams 82 chromosome 15, Glycine_max_v4.0, whole genome shotgun sequence contains the following coding sequences:
- the LOC100801600 gene encoding uncharacterized protein, translating into MSGKYIISAILGSFGVAWVCDYYVSEKKLFGGSTPGTITNNEWAEETDKKLQAWPRTAGPPVVMNPISRRNFIVKSRPE; encoded by the exons ATGTCAGGAAAGTATATCATTTCTGCTATTCTTGGATCATTTGGAGTTGCATGGGTTTGTGATTATTATGTTTCAGAGAAAAAGCTATTTGGAG GTTCTACCCCTGGCACTATTACGAACAATGAGTGGGCAGAAGAGACTGACAAAAAATTGCAGGCATGGCCTCGTACTGCCGGTCCACCAGTGGTCATGAATCCCATAAGTCGCCGAAATTTCATTGTGAAGTCTCGCCCtgagtaa